The proteins below come from a single Burkholderia humptydooensis genomic window:
- the queD gene encoding 6-carboxytetrahydropterin synthase QueD, which produces MLITRKLEFDAGHRIPDHRSQCRNLHGHRYVLEITLRGDLVETEGAPDRGMVMDFADVKALAMEHLVSKWDHAFLVYARDEIVRSFLERMADHKTVVLDRIPTVENLAAIAFGILANVYDAHYGVNLRLERVRLYETPNCWADVERDPRG; this is translated from the coding sequence GTGCTGATTACCCGAAAACTCGAATTCGACGCGGGACACCGCATTCCCGATCACCGCAGCCAGTGCCGGAATCTGCACGGGCATCGCTACGTGCTCGAAATCACGCTGCGCGGCGATCTCGTCGAGACCGAGGGCGCGCCCGACCGCGGGATGGTGATGGATTTCGCCGACGTGAAGGCGCTCGCGATGGAGCACCTCGTCAGCAAGTGGGATCACGCGTTTCTCGTCTATGCGCGCGACGAAATCGTGCGCTCGTTCCTCGAAAGGATGGCCGACCACAAGACGGTCGTGCTCGACCGGATTCCAACCGTCGAGAATCTCGCCGCGATCGCGTTCGGCATCCTCGCGAACGTGTACGACGCGCATTACGGCGTCAATCTGCGCCTCGAGCGCGTGCGTCTGTACGAGACGCCGAACTGCTGGGCCGACGTCGAGCGCGATCCGCGCGGCTGA
- the mrdA gene encoding penicillin-binding protein 2: MTEFKDTQQQLSKFRLRVAAAGVFVFVCFGLLAARFFYLQVWQHGKYALQAEENRISVAPIVPNRGIITDRNGVVLAKNYSAYTLEITPSKLTDTLENTINALAEVVQIDARDRRRFKKLQEDSKNFESLPIRTRLTDDEVARFTAQRWRFPGVDVRARLFRQYPLGPTAAHVIGYIGRISKRDQDRIDAMSDENDSDPESYDPRRDANNYKGTDYIGKIGVEQSYETDLHGITGFEEVEVTAGGRPVRTLSRTQATPGSNLVLSLDIGLQQIAEQAFAGKRGALVAIEPKTGDVLAFVSSPSFDPNSFVDGIDQQTWDELNNSPDKPLLNRPLHGTYPPGSTYKPFMALAGLALGKRTPGWGFQDPGYFTFGGHTFRNDVRSGQGWVDMNRAIMVSNDTYFYMLARDLGVTAIANFMKPFGFGQLTGIDIQGEARGILPSPEWKKKTFKKAAQQKWFDGETISLGIGQGYNSFTILQLAHATATLANDGVVMKPHLVKEVENPISRARHLTVPKESGTIPLKQGDLDVVKRGMENVVESPSGTAFKVFRGAPYLAAGKTGTAQVFSLQGGNYRGHLLAEHLRDHALFIAYAPVDHPQIALALIVENGGWGAQSAGPIARRVLDFYLIDRKNPTTEAAAVAAAASATEPVNAPVIGDATRPVGVAAGFKALPQPTPPAPASGAAITAAAPWRDQRKSPQDDNHAVSAAKPATGGIDE; encoded by the coding sequence ATGACCGAATTCAAGGACACACAACAGCAGCTCTCGAAGTTCCGCCTGCGCGTCGCGGCGGCGGGCGTGTTCGTGTTCGTCTGTTTCGGCCTGCTCGCCGCGCGGTTCTTCTACCTGCAGGTCTGGCAGCACGGCAAGTACGCGCTGCAGGCCGAGGAAAACCGGATCTCGGTCGCGCCGATCGTCCCGAACCGCGGGATCATCACCGATCGCAACGGCGTGGTGCTCGCGAAGAACTACTCCGCGTACACGCTCGAGATCACGCCGTCGAAGCTCACCGACACGCTCGAGAACACGATCAACGCGCTCGCCGAGGTCGTGCAGATCGACGCGCGCGACCGCCGCCGCTTCAAGAAGCTGCAGGAGGACTCGAAGAACTTCGAGAGCCTGCCGATCCGCACGCGCCTCACCGACGACGAAGTCGCGCGCTTCACCGCGCAGCGCTGGCGCTTCCCGGGCGTCGACGTGCGCGCGCGCCTGTTCCGCCAGTATCCGCTCGGCCCGACGGCCGCGCATGTGATCGGCTACATCGGCCGGATCTCGAAGCGCGACCAGGACAGGATCGACGCGATGAGCGACGAGAACGACAGCGATCCGGAAAGCTACGATCCGCGCCGCGACGCGAACAACTACAAGGGCACCGACTACATCGGCAAGATCGGCGTCGAGCAGAGCTACGAGACCGATCTGCACGGGATCACGGGCTTCGAGGAAGTCGAGGTGACGGCGGGCGGGCGGCCCGTGCGCACGCTGTCGCGCACGCAGGCGACGCCCGGCAGCAACCTCGTGCTGTCGCTCGACATCGGGCTGCAGCAGATCGCCGAGCAGGCGTTCGCCGGCAAGCGCGGCGCGCTCGTCGCGATCGAGCCGAAGACGGGCGACGTGCTCGCGTTCGTGTCGTCGCCGAGCTTCGATCCGAATTCATTCGTCGACGGCATCGACCAGCAGACCTGGGACGAGCTCAACAACTCGCCCGACAAGCCGCTCCTGAACCGTCCGCTGCACGGCACCTATCCGCCCGGCTCGACGTACAAGCCGTTCATGGCGCTCGCGGGCCTCGCGCTCGGCAAGCGCACGCCCGGCTGGGGCTTCCAGGACCCCGGCTACTTCACGTTCGGCGGCCACACGTTCCGCAACGACGTGCGCTCGGGCCAGGGCTGGGTCGACATGAACCGCGCGATCATGGTGTCGAACGACACGTATTTCTACATGCTCGCGCGCGACCTCGGCGTGACCGCGATCGCGAACTTCATGAAGCCGTTCGGCTTCGGCCAGTTGACGGGCATCGACATCCAGGGCGAGGCGCGCGGGATCCTGCCGTCGCCCGAATGGAAGAAGAAGACGTTCAAGAAGGCCGCGCAGCAGAAATGGTTCGACGGCGAGACGATCAGCCTCGGGATCGGCCAGGGCTACAACTCGTTCACGATCCTGCAGCTCGCGCACGCGACGGCGACGCTCGCGAACGACGGCGTCGTCATGAAGCCGCACCTCGTGAAGGAGGTCGAGAACCCGATCTCGCGCGCGCGGCACCTGACGGTGCCGAAGGAAAGCGGCACGATCCCGCTCAAGCAGGGCGACCTCGACGTCGTGAAGCGCGGGATGGAGAACGTCGTCGAGAGCCCGTCGGGCACCGCGTTCAAGGTGTTCCGCGGCGCGCCGTACCTTGCGGCGGGCAAGACCGGCACCGCGCAGGTGTTCTCGCTGCAGGGCGGCAACTACCGCGGCCACCTGCTCGCCGAGCATCTGCGCGACCACGCGCTGTTCATCGCGTACGCGCCCGTCGACCATCCGCAGATCGCGCTCGCGCTGATCGTCGAGAACGGCGGCTGGGGCGCGCAGTCGGCAGGCCCGATCGCGCGGCGCGTGCTCGATTTCTACCTGATCGACCGCAAGAATCCGACGACGGAAGCGGCGGCCGTCGCGGCGGCCGCGTCGGCGACCGAGCCCGTCAACGCGCCCGTGATCGGCGATGCGACGAGGCCTGTCGGCGTCGCGGCCGGGTTCAAGGCACTGCCGCAGCCGACGCCGCCCGCGCCGGCGAGCGGCGCGGCGATCACCGCCGCCGCGCCGTGGCGCGACCAAAGGAAGTCCCCGCAGGACGACAACCATGCCGTCTCCGCCGCCAAGCCGGCGACGGGCGGCATCGACGAGTAA
- the queE gene encoding 7-carboxy-7-deazaguanine synthase — MTYTVKEIFYTLQGEGANAGRPAVFCRFAGCNLWTGREADRDGAVCRFCDTDFVGTDGENGGKFKDAASLAEKIASLWPAGEAHRFVVCTGGEPMLQLDQPLVDALHAAGFTIAIETNGSLPVLESIDWICVSPKADAPLVVTKGNELKVVVPQDNQHLADYAKLDFEHFLVQPMDGPSRELNTKLAIDWCKRHPQWRLSMQTHKYLNIP; from the coding sequence ATGACGTACACGGTCAAGGAAATCTTCTATACATTGCAGGGCGAGGGCGCGAACGCCGGTCGTCCCGCCGTGTTCTGCCGGTTCGCCGGCTGCAACCTGTGGACCGGGCGCGAGGCGGATCGCGACGGCGCGGTGTGCCGCTTCTGCGATACCGATTTCGTCGGCACCGACGGCGAGAACGGCGGCAAGTTCAAGGATGCCGCATCGCTCGCGGAGAAGATCGCGTCGCTCTGGCCGGCGGGCGAGGCGCATCGCTTCGTCGTCTGCACGGGCGGCGAGCCGATGCTGCAGCTCGATCAGCCGCTCGTCGACGCGCTGCACGCGGCGGGCTTCACGATCGCGATCGAGACGAACGGCTCGCTGCCCGTGCTCGAATCGATCGACTGGATCTGCGTGAGCCCGAAGGCGGATGCGCCGCTCGTCGTCACGAAGGGCAACGAACTGAAGGTGGTGGTGCCGCAGGACAACCAGCACCTGGCCGATTACGCGAAGCTCGACTTCGAGCATTTCCTCGTGCAGCCGATGGACGGCCCGTCGCGCGAGCTCAATACGAAGCTCGCGATCGACTGGTGCAAGCGCCATCCGCAATGGCGGCTGTCGATGCAGACGCACAAGTACCTGAACATTCCCTGA
- a CDS encoding tetratricopeptide repeat protein: MNGKRRGAPFSARARHALRGAAISSFVAAAFVAAAGGAFAQASGAQASGGPSQSNPERETESAVADYNAGNLRAALVQFHDAAARGNRLAAFDYAMMLINGEGVTANVPEGLRWLRRAADAGMSQAQYVYGRMLDDGEFVARDPAAAHGWFLKAARQGHVQAELALANQFLDGRGTPRDNRQAFVWYKRAADAGEPVSQYVTASFYERGGDGVARNLDIARAYYAAAAAQGDGAAALKYRELTAALKAGPGGASAPKASGPPN; the protein is encoded by the coding sequence ATGAACGGGAAGCGCCGCGGCGCGCCGTTCTCGGCTCGCGCGCGGCACGCGCTTCGCGGCGCGGCGATCAGCTCGTTCGTCGCGGCGGCATTCGTCGCGGCCGCGGGCGGCGCGTTCGCGCAGGCATCGGGCGCGCAGGCATCGGGCGGGCCGAGCCAGTCGAACCCGGAGCGCGAGACGGAGTCGGCGGTCGCCGACTACAACGCGGGCAATCTGCGCGCGGCGCTCGTGCAGTTTCACGACGCGGCGGCGCGCGGCAACCGCCTCGCCGCGTTCGACTACGCGATGATGCTGATCAACGGCGAAGGCGTGACGGCGAACGTGCCGGAAGGGCTGCGCTGGCTGCGGCGCGCGGCCGACGCGGGGATGTCGCAGGCGCAGTACGTGTACGGCCGGATGCTCGACGACGGCGAATTCGTCGCGCGCGATCCGGCGGCCGCGCACGGCTGGTTCCTGAAGGCCGCGCGGCAAGGGCACGTGCAGGCCGAGCTCGCGCTCGCGAACCAGTTTCTCGACGGGCGCGGCACGCCGCGCGACAACCGGCAGGCGTTCGTGTGGTACAAGCGGGCGGCCGATGCGGGCGAGCCGGTTTCGCAATACGTGACTGCGTCGTTTTACGAGCGCGGCGGCGACGGCGTAGCGCGCAATCTCGACATCGCCCGCGCGTACTATGCGGCCGCCGCCGCGCAAGGCGACGGCGCGGCGGCGCTCAAGTACCGCGAGCTGACGGCGGCATTGAAGGCGGGGCCGGGCGGCGCGTCGGCGCCGAAGGCGTCCGGGCCGCCGAACTGA
- the rodA gene encoding rod shape-determining protein RodA has translation MQFDKRASLDKIKQMFAGFDRPLALIVFLLLCVGIVTLYSASVDVPGRVEDQLRNIMLTFVLMWVIANIPPQTLMRFAVPLYSFGVALLIAVALFGMTKKGAKRWLNVGVVIQPSEILKIATPLMLAWYYQRRESSLRWYDFVVAFVILMVPVGLIAKQPDLGTAVLVFAAGIFVIYLAGLSYKLIVPVLVAGVLAVGSIAVFEERICQPEVVWPLMHDYQKHRVCTLLDPTSDPLGKGFHTIQAVIAIGSGGPLGKGYLKGTQAHLEFIPEKHTDFIFAVFSEEFGLVGGLVLLTLYMALIARGLYIAAQGATLFGRLLAGSLTLAFFVYAFVNIGMVSGVLPVVGVPLPFMSYGGTALTTLGIAVGLIMSVGRQKRLMKS, from the coding sequence ATGCAATTCGACAAGCGCGCCTCGCTCGACAAGATCAAGCAGATGTTCGCGGGCTTCGACCGACCGCTCGCGCTCATCGTGTTCCTGCTGCTGTGCGTCGGCATCGTCACGCTGTACAGCGCGAGCGTCGACGTGCCGGGACGCGTCGAGGACCAGTTGCGCAACATCATGCTGACGTTCGTGCTGATGTGGGTGATCGCGAACATCCCGCCGCAGACGCTGATGCGCTTCGCGGTGCCGCTCTATTCGTTCGGCGTCGCGCTGCTCATCGCGGTCGCGCTGTTCGGGATGACGAAGAAGGGCGCGAAGCGCTGGCTGAACGTCGGCGTCGTGATCCAGCCGTCCGAGATCCTCAAGATCGCGACGCCGCTGATGCTCGCGTGGTACTACCAGCGGCGCGAAAGCAGCCTGCGCTGGTACGACTTCGTCGTCGCGTTCGTGATCCTGATGGTGCCCGTCGGGCTGATCGCGAAGCAGCCGGATCTCGGCACCGCCGTCCTCGTGTTCGCCGCGGGCATCTTCGTGATCTATCTCGCGGGGCTGTCGTACAAGCTGATCGTGCCGGTGCTCGTCGCCGGCGTGCTCGCGGTCGGCTCGATCGCCGTGTTCGAGGAGCGCATCTGCCAGCCCGAAGTCGTCTGGCCGCTGATGCACGACTATCAGAAGCACCGCGTCTGCACGCTGCTCGATCCGACGTCCGACCCGCTCGGCAAGGGTTTCCACACGATCCAGGCGGTGATCGCGATCGGCTCCGGCGGCCCGCTCGGCAAGGGGTATCTGAAGGGCACGCAGGCGCACCTCGAATTCATTCCGGAAAAGCACACCGACTTCATCTTCGCGGTGTTTTCCGAGGAATTCGGGCTCGTCGGCGGGCTCGTGCTGCTGACGCTGTACATGGCGCTGATCGCGCGCGGGCTCTACATCGCCGCGCAGGGCGCGACGCTGTTCGGGCGGCTGCTCGCCGGCTCGCTCACGCTCGCCTTCTTCGTCTATGCGTTCGTCAACATCGGGATGGTGAGCGGCGTGCTGCCCGTCGTCGGCGTGCCGCTGCCGTTCATGAGCTATGGCGGCACGGCGCTCACGACGCTCGGCATCGCGGTCGGGCTCATCATGAGCGTCGGACGGCAGAAACGGCTGATGAAGAGTTGA
- the esaR gene encoding response regulator transcription factor EsaR, with the protein MATILVVDDEMGIRELLSEILSDEGHVVDVAENAQAARDYRLRHAPDLVLLDIWMPDTDGVTLLKEWASQGQLTMPVIMMSGHATIDTAVEATKIGALDFLEKPITLQKLLKSVEHGLARGAAPVPASTAAKPAAGLSSVASAAVLPTFGDDPSAALAGQTTAAIPFDIPLREARDAFERAYFEYHLARENGSMTRVAEKTGLERTHLYRKLKQLGVELGKKPAEGAA; encoded by the coding sequence ATGGCAACCATCCTGGTGGTAGATGATGAAATGGGCATCCGGGAATTGCTCTCGGAGATCCTCAGCGACGAAGGGCACGTCGTCGACGTCGCGGAGAACGCGCAGGCCGCGCGCGACTACCGGCTGCGGCATGCGCCCGATCTCGTGCTGCTCGACATCTGGATGCCCGATACCGACGGCGTCACGTTGCTGAAGGAATGGGCGAGCCAAGGACAACTGACGATGCCCGTCATCATGATGTCGGGGCACGCGACGATCGACACGGCCGTCGAGGCGACGAAGATCGGCGCGCTCGATTTTCTCGAGAAGCCGATCACGCTGCAGAAGCTGCTGAAGTCGGTCGAGCACGGACTCGCGCGCGGCGCGGCGCCGGTGCCGGCGAGCACGGCGGCGAAGCCGGCGGCGGGGCTGTCGTCGGTCGCGTCGGCGGCCGTGCTGCCGACGTTCGGCGACGATCCGTCCGCGGCGCTCGCGGGCCAGACGACGGCCGCGATCCCGTTTGACATTCCGCTGCGCGAGGCGCGCGACGCGTTCGAGCGAGCGTACTTCGAATATCACCTCGCGCGCGAGAACGGCAGCATGACGCGCGTCGCGGAGAAGACGGGCCTCGAGCGCACGCACCTGTACCGCAAGCTCAAGCAGCTCGGCGTGGAGCTCGGCAAGAAGCCGGCCGAAGGCGCGGCATAA
- a CDS encoding HpcH/HpaI aldolase family protein, translating to MSTLTNSLKARLRDGDEPLLGLWLTLASAAATEALAHAGFDWLCIDMEHAPNDSRDVAAQLRALAAAHLPSEPVVRVPAREPWLVKRALDAGARTLMFPGVETADEAAHAVRLTRFQAPDAPDGLRGVAGIVRAAAYGMRRDYVQTANAQIAAIVQIESARGIDEAERIAATPGVDCVFVGPADLSASLGHLGDTKHPDVTAALEHVLAAGRRAGVPVGIFAADAAGARQSLEAGFRVVALSADVVWLLRATRQALQEVRG from the coding sequence ATGAGCACGCTCACCAATTCCCTGAAAGCACGTTTGCGCGACGGCGACGAGCCGCTGCTCGGCCTGTGGCTGACGCTCGCGAGCGCGGCGGCGACCGAGGCGCTCGCGCACGCCGGCTTCGACTGGCTGTGCATCGACATGGAGCACGCGCCGAACGACAGTCGCGACGTCGCTGCGCAACTGCGCGCGCTCGCGGCCGCGCATCTGCCGAGCGAGCCCGTCGTGCGGGTGCCGGCGCGCGAGCCGTGGCTCGTCAAGCGGGCGCTCGACGCGGGCGCGCGCACGCTGATGTTCCCGGGCGTCGAGACGGCCGACGAGGCCGCGCATGCGGTGCGGCTCACCCGCTTTCAGGCGCCCGACGCGCCGGACGGGCTGCGCGGCGTCGCGGGCATCGTCCGCGCGGCCGCGTACGGGATGCGGCGCGACTATGTGCAGACGGCGAACGCGCAGATCGCGGCGATCGTGCAAATCGAATCGGCACGCGGCATCGACGAAGCCGAGCGGATCGCGGCGACGCCAGGCGTCGATTGCGTATTCGTCGGGCCCGCCGATCTGTCGGCGAGCCTCGGGCATCTTGGCGACACGAAGCATCCGGATGTCACCGCCGCGCTCGAGCACGTGCTCGCGGCCGGGCGGCGCGCCGGCGTGCCGGTGGGTATTTTCGCCGCGGACGCAGCCGGCGCGCGCCAGTCTCTCGAAGCCGGATTCCGCGTGGTCGCGTTGTCGGCGGATGTCGTGTGGCTGCTGCGTGCGACGCGACAGGCGTTGCAGGAGGTGCGGGGATGA
- the esaS gene encoding sensor histidine kinase EsaS (Enhanced Sensitivity to Antibiotics Sensor) codes for MRVRRATSGKSFLIRVIVSTVAITALLLLVLLAAASANTEFFDRYYSWLYSANIIVALVFLLVVLGLVGMIVARLRKGKFGTRLLAKLAVFFTLVGVVPGGIIYIVSYQFVSRSIESWFDVNVETALTAGLNLGRGMLDTSLADLQTKARLMSEQLASADTNTNGTTLTLLRLRDQFGVQDATIVEPGRGTGASPDVHIIAQASGNFAALIPDDMPTPLMLSQAREHGAFAAIEGEVDGDPRARGSKGALRLRVVQRIPDSSTLLLQPAERFLQLTQPVSPTLARNADAVQRAYREYQEKALGRSGLRKMYIGTLTLALFLATFIAMMIALALGNQLARPLFLLAQGTKEVAEGDYTPKREIKTRDELGFLTQSFNAMTRQLSEARLAVEKNRVALEHSKTYLESILANLTAGVFVLDRQFRLTTANRGAERIFRQPFNSLIGTTLDQIGVVAEFGAMVRKAFADREAAGQGSGEDRGHWQQQFAVEVPGEADPLTLLVRGTRLVSTAAAPGQPDDPQTSGYVVVFDDISDVISAQRSVAWGEVARRLAHEIKNPLTPIQLSAERLQMKLSDKLAPTDADVLKRGATTIVNQVAAMKRMVDDFRDYARTPPAVLVNLQLNDLVSEVLTLYGVGEGKSTIVVEQAPLPVIRGDATQLRQVIHNLLQNAQDSVADVEHPRVLLETKTVEYGDPDADGKTRVAVRLTVSDNGPGFPARILTRAFEPYVTTKAKGTGLGLATVKKIVDEHGARIDLRNRMHGDVVEGAQVSILFLQLADDAAGTGGGTNGGTAPAKTRATVQTKAA; via the coding sequence ATGCGCGTCCGCCGCGCAACGAGCGGAAAGAGTTTTCTGATACGCGTGATCGTGTCGACTGTCGCGATCACGGCGCTTCTGCTGCTCGTGCTGCTCGCGGCTGCGAGCGCGAACACCGAGTTCTTCGATCGCTACTACTCGTGGCTCTACTCGGCGAACATCATCGTCGCGCTCGTGTTCCTGCTCGTCGTGCTCGGGCTCGTCGGGATGATCGTCGCGCGGCTGAGGAAGGGCAAGTTCGGCACGCGGCTGCTCGCGAAGCTCGCGGTGTTCTTCACGCTCGTCGGCGTCGTGCCGGGCGGGATCATCTATATCGTGTCGTATCAGTTCGTATCGCGCAGCATCGAATCGTGGTTCGACGTGAACGTCGAGACGGCGCTCACCGCGGGCCTCAATCTCGGGCGCGGGATGCTCGACACGTCGCTCGCCGACTTGCAGACGAAGGCGCGCCTGATGTCCGAGCAGCTCGCGAGCGCCGACACCAACACGAACGGCACGACGCTCACGCTGCTGCGGCTGCGCGACCAGTTCGGCGTGCAGGACGCGACAATCGTCGAGCCGGGCCGCGGCACGGGCGCGTCGCCCGACGTGCACATCATCGCGCAGGCATCGGGCAACTTCGCCGCGCTGATTCCGGACGACATGCCGACGCCGCTGATGCTGAGCCAGGCGCGCGAGCACGGCGCATTCGCGGCGATCGAGGGCGAGGTCGACGGCGATCCGCGCGCGCGCGGATCGAAGGGCGCGCTGCGCCTGCGCGTCGTGCAGCGCATTCCCGATTCGTCGACGCTGCTGTTGCAGCCCGCCGAGCGTTTCCTGCAGCTCACGCAGCCGGTGTCGCCGACGCTCGCGCGCAACGCGGACGCCGTGCAGCGCGCGTATCGCGAATATCAGGAGAAGGCGCTCGGCCGCAGCGGGCTGCGCAAGATGTACATCGGCACGCTCACGCTCGCGCTCTTTCTCGCGACGTTCATCGCGATGATGATCGCGCTCGCGCTCGGCAACCAGCTCGCGCGGCCGCTCTTCCTGCTCGCGCAGGGCACGAAGGAAGTCGCGGAGGGCGACTATACGCCGAAGCGCGAGATCAAGACGCGCGACGAGCTCGGCTTCCTCACGCAGTCGTTCAACGCGATGACGCGGCAGTTGTCGGAGGCGCGCCTCGCGGTCGAGAAGAACCGCGTCGCGCTCGAGCATTCGAAGACGTATCTCGAGAGCATTCTCGCGAACCTGACGGCGGGCGTGTTCGTGCTCGACCGCCAGTTTCGCCTGACGACCGCGAATCGCGGCGCCGAGCGGATCTTCCGCCAGCCGTTCAATTCGCTGATCGGCACGACGCTCGATCAGATCGGCGTCGTCGCGGAATTTGGCGCGATGGTGAGAAAGGCGTTCGCCGATCGCGAGGCGGCGGGCCAGGGCAGCGGCGAGGATCGCGGTCACTGGCAGCAGCAGTTCGCGGTCGAGGTGCCGGGCGAGGCCGATCCGCTGACGCTGCTCGTGCGCGGCACGCGGCTCGTGTCGACGGCGGCGGCGCCCGGCCAGCCCGACGATCCGCAGACGTCCGGCTACGTCGTCGTGTTCGACGACATTTCCGACGTGATCTCCGCGCAGCGTTCGGTCGCATGGGGCGAAGTCGCGCGGCGGCTCGCGCACGAGATCAAGAATCCGCTCACGCCGATCCAGTTGTCGGCCGAGCGCCTGCAGATGAAGCTCTCCGACAAGCTCGCGCCGACCGACGCCGACGTGCTCAAGCGCGGCGCGACGACGATCGTCAATCAGGTGGCCGCGATGAAGCGCATGGTCGACGATTTCCGCGATTACGCGCGCACGCCGCCCGCGGTGCTCGTCAACCTGCAACTGAACGATCTGGTGAGCGAAGTGCTGACGCTTTACGGCGTCGGCGAGGGCAAGAGCACGATCGTCGTCGAGCAGGCGCCGCTTCCGGTGATCCGCGGCGACGCGACGCAACTGCGTCAGGTGATCCACAATCTGCTGCAGAACGCGCAGGATTCGGTCGCCGACGTCGAGCATCCCCGTGTGTTGCTCGAAACCAAGACAGTAGAATATGGCGATCCCGACGCGGACGGCAAAACGCGCGTCGCGGTTCGGCTGACCGTTTCGGACAACGGTCCGGGTTTTCCGGCGCGCATCCTGACGCGCGCGTTCGAGCCTTACGTGACGACGAAGGCGAAAGGGACGGGGCTCGGCCTCGCGACCGTGAAGAAGATCGTCGACGAGCATGGCGCGCGGATCGATCTGCGCAATCGCATGCACGGCGACGTCGTGGAAGGCGCGCAGGTCTCGATCCTGTTCCTGCAACTCGCGGACGATGCGGCGGGCACCGGGGGCGGCACGAACGGCGGCACGGCACCCGCCAAGACAAGAGCAACTGTGCAGACAAAGGCAGCGTAA
- the queC gene encoding 7-cyano-7-deazaguanine synthase QueC: MIRTDAKDGALVLFSGGQDSATCVAWALERYQTVETLGFDYGQRHRVELECREGVRDALKRRFPQWSHKLGDDHMVDLSVLGAISDTAMTRAIEIETASNGLPNTFVPGRNLLFMTIGAAIAYRRGLRVLVGGMCETDFSGYPDCRDDTMKALQVTLNLGMDSRFVLETPLMWLDKADTWRLAEQLGGKPLVELIRVETHTCYVGERSELHDWGFGCGECPACKLRKRGFEAYLRGESVTEAPV; this comes from the coding sequence GTGATTCGGACAGACGCTAAGGACGGCGCGCTCGTATTGTTTTCCGGCGGCCAGGATTCGGCCACGTGTGTTGCCTGGGCGCTCGAGCGCTATCAGACCGTCGAGACGCTCGGCTTCGATTACGGTCAGCGCCACCGCGTCGAGCTCGAATGCCGCGAGGGCGTGCGCGATGCGCTGAAGCGGCGTTTTCCGCAGTGGTCGCACAAGCTCGGCGACGATCACATGGTCGATCTGTCAGTGCTCGGCGCGATCAGCGACACGGCGATGACGCGCGCGATCGAGATCGAGACGGCGTCGAACGGCCTGCCGAACACGTTCGTGCCGGGCCGCAACCTGCTGTTCATGACGATCGGCGCGGCGATCGCGTATCGGCGCGGGCTGCGCGTGCTCGTCGGCGGCATGTGCGAGACCGATTTCTCCGGCTACCCGGATTGCCGCGACGACACGATGAAGGCGCTGCAGGTCACGCTCAATCTCGGCATGGACTCGCGCTTCGTGCTGGAGACGCCGCTGATGTGGCTCGACAAGGCCGATACGTGGCGGCTCGCCGAGCAACTGGGCGGCAAGCCGCTTGTCGAGCTGATCCGCGTGGAGACGCACACGTGCTACGTCGGCGAGCGCTCGGAGCTGCACGACTGGGGCTTCGGCTGCGGCGAATGCCCGGCGTGCAAGCTGCGCAAGCGCGGCTTCGAAGCGTATCTGCGCGGCGAAAGCGTGACGGAGGCGCCCGTCTGA